The Pseudomonas wenzhouensis genome has a segment encoding these proteins:
- a CDS encoding paraquat-inducible protein A yields MSDSPPESSLSSLPLEQLIACHECDLLMRKPVLQDGESAECPRCGYELFSHRHRVVRRSMALVLTALLLYVPANFLPIMQLNLLGQTSQDTVWSGVVGLYESGMQGIAVVVFLCSMAVPLLKLLCQLLVLLSIRMDFARSYGLLLYRIYHHMREWGMLEVYLMGILVAMVKLMDLADLSLGLGLFCFIALLLVQVWLEVTMAPHQIWEALSGENVHAGD; encoded by the coding sequence ATGTCTGACTCGCCGCCCGAATCTTCCTTGTCATCTTTGCCACTCGAACAGTTGATTGCCTGTCATGAATGCGATCTGCTGATGCGCAAGCCGGTGTTGCAGGATGGCGAGAGTGCCGAATGTCCGCGCTGCGGCTACGAATTGTTCAGCCATCGGCATCGTGTCGTGCGGCGCAGTATGGCGTTGGTGCTGACCGCCCTGCTTCTTTACGTGCCAGCCAACTTCCTGCCCATCATGCAGCTCAATCTACTTGGACAGACCTCGCAAGATACGGTCTGGAGTGGCGTGGTCGGCCTGTATGAAAGCGGCATGCAGGGCATCGCAGTGGTGGTGTTTCTGTGCAGCATGGCCGTGCCATTGCTCAAGTTGCTTTGCCAGCTACTGGTGCTCCTGAGTATTCGTATGGATTTCGCTCGTAGCTACGGTCTGTTGCTCTATCGGATCTACCACCACATGCGTGAGTGGGGAATGCTCGAGGTCTACCTGATGGGCATTCTGGTGGCGATGGTGAAATTGATGGACCTGGCTGATCTGAGCTTGGGGCTTGGCTTGTTCTGCTTTATCGCCTTGCTGTTGGTGCAGGTGTGGTTGGAAGTGACCATGGCCCCTCATCAGATCTGGGAAGCGTTGTCCGGGGAGAATGTCCATGCGGGCGATTGA
- a CDS encoding paraquat-inducible protein A codes for MRAIDAGLLICHECHQLNPLDTDVRRQYCSRCGGQIHARRPNSLIRTWALLLTSAILYIPANLLPIMTVNSLGRGSPATIMGGVVELIHFGMLPIAAVVFIASILVPTFKLVGIALLLYSVQRHQQMSARQRILMYRFIEWIGRWSMLDIFVIAILVAVVNFGSLASIEAGAGAAAFASVVILTMLAALTFDPRLIWDNTETDHD; via the coding sequence ATGCGGGCGATTGATGCGGGTTTGCTGATCTGTCATGAGTGCCACCAGCTCAATCCACTTGATACAGATGTCAGGCGCCAATACTGCAGCCGCTGTGGCGGGCAGATTCATGCCCGTCGCCCCAATAGTCTGATCAGAACCTGGGCCTTGTTGCTGACGTCGGCGATTCTCTATATCCCAGCCAATCTTCTCCCGATCATGACGGTCAATAGCCTGGGCAGAGGCTCGCCTGCGACCATCATGGGCGGTGTGGTGGAGCTGATTCACTTTGGCATGCTGCCGATTGCTGCCGTGGTGTTTATCGCAAGTATTCTGGTGCCGACTTTCAAGTTGGTAGGTATCGCATTGCTGCTGTATTCGGTGCAGCGTCATCAGCAGATGTCCGCGCGGCAGCGTATTCTCATGTACCGCTTTATCGAGTGGATTGGCCGTTGGTCGATGCTCGATATTTTCGTCATCGCCATTCTGGTGGCCGTGGTGAATTTTGGCAGCCTGGCCAGCATCGAAGCTGGAGCGGGAGCGGCTGCCTTTGCCAGTGTGGTGATCCTGACCATGCTCGCTGCTCTGACGTTCGACCCTCGCCTTATCTGGGATAACACGGAAACCGATCATGACTGA
- the msrP gene encoding protein-methionine-sulfoxide reductase catalytic subunit MsrP, producing the protein MLIRVPPSSRAFESEVTPESVYLSRRKLMQGSLALAAMAAMPGLASADAAGVYADVEPSKAPGWFQEKLAAARWQAITAEGESITPFRDATHYNNFYEFGTGKGDPAANAGKLQVEPWTVMVDGEVSKPGRYSIEDLVKPHAFEERIYRLRCVEAWSMVIPWLGFPLADLLKQVEPTSSARYVRFETLVDRERMPGQRSGFSLIDWPYVEGLRLDEAMHPLTFMAVGMYGRVLPNQNGAPLRLVVPWKYGFKSIKSIVRISLVDEAPKTTWERIAPNEYGFYANVNPQVDHPRWSQATERRLPSGLFSPNVIDTRMFNGYEEVADLYAGMDLSRYY; encoded by the coding sequence ATGCTCATCCGAGTTCCCCCTTCCTCTCGGGCCTTCGAGTCCGAAGTCACCCCCGAGTCGGTTTATCTCTCCCGCCGCAAGCTGATGCAGGGCTCGCTGGCATTGGCGGCCATGGCTGCCATGCCGGGGCTGGCCAGTGCTGACGCTGCAGGTGTCTATGCGGATGTCGAGCCGTCGAAGGCTCCGGGCTGGTTTCAAGAGAAGCTGGCAGCAGCGCGCTGGCAGGCGATAACCGCTGAAGGTGAAAGCATCACGCCTTTCAGGGACGCCACGCATTACAACAACTTCTATGAGTTCGGCACAGGCAAGGGCGATCCGGCAGCCAATGCCGGCAAGCTGCAGGTTGAGCCCTGGACGGTGATGGTCGACGGCGAAGTAAGCAAGCCTGGCCGTTACTCTATTGAGGACCTGGTCAAACCGCATGCATTCGAGGAACGCATCTACCGGCTGCGTTGTGTCGAGGCCTGGTCCATGGTCATTCCCTGGCTGGGATTTCCGTTGGCTGATCTGCTCAAGCAGGTCGAACCCACTTCGTCGGCGCGCTATGTACGTTTCGAGACGCTGGTCGATCGTGAGCGCATGCCGGGCCAGCGTTCGGGGTTCTCGCTGATCGATTGGCCCTATGTCGAGGGGCTGCGTCTGGACGAGGCCATGCATCCGTTGACCTTTATGGCGGTGGGGATGTATGGGCGTGTATTGCCGAACCAGAATGGTGCACCGCTACGCCTGGTGGTGCCATGGAAGTATGGTTTCAAGAGCATCAAGTCCATCGTGCGGATCAGCCTGGTCGATGAGGCGCCCAAGACGACCTGGGAACGCATTGCACCTAACGAGTACGGCTTCTACGCCAACGTCAACCCGCAGGTGGATCACCCGCGCTGGTCGCAGGCCACCGAGCGGCGACTGCCCAGTGGCTTGTTCAGTCCGAATGTGATCGATACACGGATGTTTAATGGTTATGAGGAGGTCGCTGACCTTTATGCGGGCATGGATCTGTCGAGGTACTACTGA
- the ilvC gene encoding ketol-acid reductoisomerase, giving the protein MLRTHPFRLKRAQNMKVYYDKDCDLSIIQGKKVAIIGYGSQGHAQACNLKDSGVDVTVGLRKGSATVAKAEAHGLKVADVATAVAAADLVMILTPDEFQGQLYKNEIEPNIKKGATLAFSHGFAIHYNQVVPRADLDVIMIAPKAPGHTVRTEFVKGGGIPDLIAVYQDASGNAKNVALSYASGVGGGRTGIIETTFKDETETDLFGEQAVLCGGTVELVKAGFETLVEAGYAPEMAYFECLHELKLIVDLMFEGGIANMNYSISNNAEYGEYVTGPEVINAESRAAMRNALKRIQNGEYAKMFITEGAANYPSMTAYRRNNAAHGIEVVGEKLRAMMPWIAANKIVDKTKN; this is encoded by the coding sequence GTGCTTCGCACCCATCCCTTTCGATTGAAAAGAGCCCAGAACATGAAAGTTTATTACGACAAAGATTGCGACCTCTCCATCATCCAGGGCAAGAAAGTCGCCATCATCGGTTATGGCTCCCAGGGCCACGCCCAGGCCTGCAACCTGAAGGATTCCGGCGTTGACGTCACCGTGGGTCTGCGCAAAGGCTCCGCTACCGTGGCCAAGGCCGAAGCCCATGGCCTGAAAGTGGCTGACGTTGCCACTGCCGTTGCTGCTGCCGATCTGGTCATGATCCTGACCCCGGACGAGTTCCAGGGCCAGCTGTACAAGAACGAGATCGAGCCGAACATCAAGAAGGGCGCCACCCTGGCCTTCTCCCACGGCTTCGCCATCCACTACAACCAGGTCGTACCGCGTGCCGACCTCGACGTGATCATGATCGCGCCGAAGGCTCCGGGTCACACCGTACGCACCGAGTTCGTCAAGGGCGGCGGCATCCCTGATCTGATCGCCGTTTACCAGGACGCCTCCGGCAATGCCAAGAACGTTGCCCTGTCCTACGCCTCGGGCGTTGGCGGCGGCCGTACCGGTATCATCGAAACCACCTTCAAGGACGAGACCGAGACCGACCTGTTCGGTGAGCAGGCTGTTCTCTGCGGCGGTACCGTCGAGCTGGTCAAGGCCGGTTTCGAAACCCTGGTCGAAGCCGGTTATGCACCGGAAATGGCCTACTTCGAGTGCCTGCACGAGCTGAAGTTGATCGTCGATCTGATGTTCGAAGGCGGCATCGCCAACATGAACTACTCGATCTCCAACAACGCCGAGTACGGTGAGTACGTCACCGGTCCGGAAGTGATCAACGCCGAATCCCGTGCGGCCATGCGTAACGCTCTGAAACGCATCCAGAACGGCGAATACGCCAAGATGTTCATCACCGAGGGTGCTGCCAACTACCCGTCCATGACTGCCTATCGCCGCAACAATGCCGCTCACGGTATCGAAGTGGTCGGTGAGAAGCTGCGTGCGATGATGCCGTGGATCGCAGCCAACAAGATCGTCGACAAGACCAAGAACTAA
- the msrQ gene encoding protein-methionine-sulfoxide reductase heme-binding subunit MsrQ, whose amino-acid sequence MRYRLWRVGVFLAASMPPLYWLYCAVFNLLGPDPGKVLVDNLGLGALVLLLITLAMTPLQQLSRWGGWIAVSRQLGLWCFAYAALHLFGYALFIAGMRAELVLRDLSERPYIVVGALTFVGLLVLAITSNRFSIRRLGRRWKTLHRLIYVILLLALLHMLWVVRADLGEWLAYALVGGALLLMRVFAVASGLQRAGALWRENPKKVGI is encoded by the coding sequence ATGCGCTATAGGCTTTGGCGTGTCGGCGTATTCCTGGCTGCGTCGATGCCGCCGCTGTATTGGTTGTATTGCGCCGTCTTCAATCTCCTGGGGCCTGACCCTGGCAAGGTTTTAGTGGACAACCTGGGGCTCGGAGCACTGGTTCTTCTGTTGATCACCCTGGCCATGACGCCACTGCAGCAGTTGAGTCGCTGGGGTGGCTGGATCGCGGTGAGTCGACAGTTGGGATTATGGTGCTTTGCCTACGCGGCACTGCATCTGTTCGGCTATGCACTGTTTATTGCTGGTATGCGAGCGGAGCTGGTACTGCGCGATTTGTCCGAGCGCCCCTATATCGTCGTGGGGGCACTGACCTTTGTAGGTTTATTGGTTCTGGCCATTACCTCAAACCGTTTCAGTATCAGAAGGCTGGGTCGTAGGTGGAAAACGCTGCATCGCCTGATCTACGTCATCCTGCTGCTGGCCTTGTTGCATATGCTCTGGGTGGTACGTGCCGATCTGGGCGAGTGGCTTGCTTATGCGCTCGTCGGTGGGGCGCTGCTACTGATGCGCGTCTTCGCAGTGGCAAGTGGGTTGCAGCGCGCAGGCGCCCTTTGGCGAGAAAATCCGAAGAAAGTTGGAATTTAG
- a CDS encoding PqiB family protein: MTDLPLAKTRPASNWSAIWVLPLIALLIGGWLAWRAYSEAGIQVELVFASGEGIQAGKTELMFKGMAVGKVTAISLDSSGEKRGVVAQLEVNKELEQYLRSGTRFWLVKPNVSLAGISGLETLVSGNYITFSPGEGEATRSFTALPQEPPMGDDVPGLHITLKAERLGSLNRDSPVFYRQIQVGRVKSYTLGDDQSTVEVKVFIEPAYAHLVRKHTRFWNASGISVDADLSGFKLRSESLASIVAGGIAFATPEHRKDSPATDPALPFRLYEDYDEAQAGIKVIVKLSDFDGLQEGRTPVMYKGIQVGSLKTMQIDRDLNSATAELTINPLAEDYLVEGSDFWVVKPSISLAGITGLEALVKGNYIAVRPGDKGNPPARSFVARSKAPPLDLGAPGLHLVLFSDQLGSIEVGSPVLYRQIKVGSVQSYQLGRDNSQVVLGVHIEPDYVHLINTSTRFWNASGITLKGGLSGVEVKSESLQTLLAGGIAFETPDLQAARSDRQVQRFALHADRDSALQLGKQITIRVADGDGLQPGTLVRYKGLEVGKVETLGLTDDLQGVILNVRITQAVEQITREGTQFWVVKPELSLTRAANLGTLVSGQYLEVRPAAQKGARRTQFTALASPPNQAVREEGLRLVLSAPRRGSIKPGVIVSYREVPVGKVVDFELGPTSDRVLIHVLIEPRYAPLVRSGSRFWNASGIGVDAGLFKGVKVRTESLEALLEGGIAFATPNNPDMGGPAQPGQTFALFDEPGEGWLEWAPKIVLE, encoded by the coding sequence ATGACTGACCTTCCTCTGGCCAAGACGCGTCCTGCTTCGAACTGGTCGGCCATTTGGGTATTGCCGCTTATCGCGCTGCTGATTGGTGGTTGGCTGGCCTGGCGCGCCTATAGCGAGGCAGGCATTCAGGTCGAATTGGTATTTGCCAGCGGGGAGGGTATTCAGGCTGGCAAGACCGAGCTGATGTTCAAGGGCATGGCGGTAGGCAAGGTGACCGCTATCAGTCTCGACTCGAGTGGCGAGAAACGTGGCGTGGTCGCCCAGTTGGAAGTGAACAAGGAACTGGAGCAATACCTGCGTAGCGGCACGCGCTTCTGGTTGGTCAAGCCCAATGTCAGCCTGGCCGGTATCAGTGGTCTGGAGACGCTGGTATCGGGTAACTACATTACCTTCAGTCCGGGCGAGGGTGAGGCGACGCGCAGCTTTACCGCCCTGCCTCAGGAGCCGCCCATGGGCGATGACGTGCCTGGCTTGCATATCACCCTGAAAGCCGAACGCTTGGGCTCGCTCAATCGTGACAGTCCCGTGTTCTACCGTCAGATTCAGGTGGGGCGAGTCAAGAGTTATACCCTGGGCGATGATCAGAGCACGGTTGAAGTGAAGGTGTTCATCGAGCCTGCATACGCGCATCTGGTGCGCAAACATACGCGCTTCTGGAATGCCAGCGGTATCAGTGTCGATGCCGATCTGTCGGGTTTCAAGCTGCGCAGCGAATCGCTGGCCAGCATCGTTGCCGGCGGTATCGCCTTCGCCACGCCTGAACATCGCAAGGACAGCCCGGCGACCGACCCTGCGCTGCCATTTCGTCTGTATGAGGATTACGACGAGGCTCAGGCAGGCATCAAGGTTATCGTCAAACTCAGTGATTTCGATGGTTTGCAGGAAGGCCGCACGCCGGTGATGTACAAGGGCATCCAGGTTGGCTCGCTGAAAACCATGCAGATAGACCGTGACCTGAACAGTGCGACGGCTGAACTGACGATCAATCCGTTGGCTGAAGATTATCTGGTCGAGGGCTCGGATTTCTGGGTGGTCAAACCCTCCATTTCCCTGGCCGGTATCACGGGGCTCGAAGCCTTGGTCAAGGGTAACTACATTGCCGTGCGTCCCGGTGATAAAGGCAATCCGCCGGCACGCAGCTTCGTGGCTCGCAGCAAGGCGCCACCTCTTGACTTGGGCGCGCCGGGCCTGCATCTGGTGTTGTTCAGCGATCAGCTAGGCTCAATCGAAGTGGGTAGCCCGGTGCTCTACCGGCAGATCAAGGTCGGCTCGGTGCAGAGTTACCAGCTGGGACGCGACAACAGTCAGGTGGTACTCGGTGTGCATATCGAGCCGGATTACGTGCACCTGATCAATACGTCGACGCGCTTCTGGAATGCCAGCGGCATCACCCTCAAGGGCGGGTTGTCGGGCGTCGAGGTCAAGAGCGAATCCCTGCAGACGCTTTTGGCAGGCGGCATTGCCTTCGAGACGCCGGATCTGCAAGCCGCCAGATCCGACCGCCAGGTGCAGCGCTTCGCCCTGCATGCGGATCGCGACAGCGCCTTGCAACTGGGCAAGCAGATCACCATCCGTGTGGCCGATGGCGATGGCCTGCAACCCGGTACGCTGGTGCGCTACAAGGGGCTGGAGGTCGGCAAGGTGGAAACGCTTGGCCTGACCGATGATCTGCAAGGCGTGATCCTCAATGTGCGTATCACTCAGGCGGTCGAGCAGATCACTCGTGAAGGGACGCAGTTCTGGGTAGTGAAGCCGGAGCTGAGCCTGACCCGTGCTGCGAATCTCGGGACGCTGGTCAGCGGTCAGTATCTGGAGGTACGACCGGCCGCGCAGAAGGGCGCGCGTCGTACCCAGTTCACTGCACTGGCAAGCCCGCCGAACCAGGCGGTGCGTGAGGAAGGCTTGCGTCTGGTGCTGAGCGCGCCACGGCGGGGATCGATCAAGCCGGGGGTGATCGTCAGCTACCGCGAAGTGCCGGTGGGCAAGGTGGTGGATTTCGAACTGGGCCCGACCTCGGATCGTGTGCTGATCCATGTGCTGATCGAGCCACGCTATGCGCCGCTGGTGCGTTCGGGCAGCCGCTTCTGGAATGCCAGCGGTATTGGTGTGGATGCCGGGCTGTTCAAGGGCGTCAAGGTGCGTACTGAATCGCTGGAGGCGTTGCTCGAAGGCGGCATTGCCTTTGCCACACCGAACAATCCGGATATGGGCGGACCGGCTCAGCCGGGGCAGACCTTTGCCTTGTTCGACGAGCCCGGCGAAGGCTGGCTGGAGTGGGCGCCGAAGATCGTGCTGGAGTAG
- the pssA gene encoding CDP-diacylglycerol--serine O-phosphatidyltransferase, with the protein MSEGPEDQKPAGDNLESLLPIDEHIEEGQDAEGRKVRHRGIYLLPNLFTTANLFAGFYSIINAMNGNFYVAAAAVFVAMVLDSLDGRVARLTNTQSAFGAEYDSLSDMVAFGVAPALLAFEWALGSMGKVGWMVAFIYVAGAALRLARFNTQIGSVDKRYFIGLASPAAAGVVAGTVWAFSDFGIKGSNMSFAVALLVAAAGCLMVSNIKYYSFKDLDLKGRVPFVAILAVVLVFAVVFSDPPRILLLIFLAYAFSGPIQYLLQLRRRKSV; encoded by the coding sequence ATGAGTGAAGGTCCCGAGGATCAAAAGCCGGCTGGCGACAACCTGGAAAGCCTGCTGCCGATCGACGAGCACATAGAGGAAGGGCAGGATGCCGAAGGGCGCAAGGTGCGCCATCGCGGCATCTACCTGCTGCCCAATCTGTTCACCACGGCCAACCTGTTTGCCGGTTTCTATTCCATCATCAACGCGATGAACGGCAACTTCTACGTAGCTGCTGCCGCTGTGTTCGTGGCCATGGTGCTCGATAGCCTGGATGGCCGTGTGGCGCGCCTGACCAATACGCAAAGCGCATTCGGTGCCGAGTATGACTCGCTTTCCGACATGGTCGCCTTCGGTGTGGCGCCGGCACTGCTCGCGTTCGAATGGGCGCTGGGCAGCATGGGTAAAGTAGGCTGGATGGTCGCCTTCATCTATGTTGCCGGGGCGGCGTTGCGCCTGGCCCGGTTCAATACGCAGATCGGCAGTGTCGATAAGCGCTATTTCATCGGTCTGGCCAGTCCGGCTGCGGCCGGTGTGGTTGCCGGGACCGTTTGGGCGTTCAGTGACTTCGGCATCAAGGGCTCGAACATGTCCTTCGCCGTGGCGTTGCTGGTGGCGGCTGCAGGTTGCCTGATGGTCAGCAATATCAAGTACTACAGCTTCAAGGATCTGGATCTGAAGGGTCGTGTGCCGTTCGTGGCCATTCTTGCCGTTGTGCTGGTGTTTGCGGTGGTATTCAGCGATCCGCCCCGTATCCTGCTTCTGATCTTCCTCGCCTACGCGTTTTCTGGGCCTATTCAGTACCTGTTGCAGTTACGCCGTCGTAAATCGGTGTGA
- a CDS encoding acetolactate synthase 3 large subunit, whose product MELLSGAEMVVRFLRDEGVKYIYGYPGGALLHIYDALFKEPEVTHILVRHEQAATHMADGYARATGKAGVVLVTSGPGATNAITGIATAYMDSIPMVVISGQVPSNMVGTDAFQETDMVGISRPIVKHSFIIKHPSEIPEVLKKAFYLAESGRPGPVVVDIPKDMGDPTQKFEYVYPKKVKLRSYSPAVRGHSGQIRKAAEMLLAAKRPVMYSGGGVIMGNASAPLTELAQMLNLPVTNTLMGLGGYPGTDRQFIGMLGMHGSYTANLTMHHADVILAVGARFDDRVINGAAKFCPNAKIIHIDIDPASISKTIKADIPIVGPVDSVLTEMVAILKEIGETPNKDTVASWWKQIDEWRGSGRLFPYNEGDGSIIKPQAVIETLCEVTKGDAFVTSDVGQHQMFAAQYYRFNKPNRWINSGGLGTMGFGFPAAMGVKMNFPDADVACVTGEGSIQMNIQELSTCLQYDLPVKIVNLNNGALGMVRQWQDMQYSSRYSHSYMESLPDFVKLAEAYGHVGMRITELKDLKPGLEEAFAMKNRLVFLDIAVDTSEHVYPMQIRDGAMRDMWLSKTERT is encoded by the coding sequence GTGGAGCTTTTATCCGGCGCTGAAATGGTCGTCCGCTTCCTGCGTGACGAAGGCGTTAAGTACATCTATGGGTACCCTGGCGGTGCTCTCCTGCATATTTACGATGCCCTGTTCAAAGAACCGGAAGTGACCCACATCCTGGTGCGTCATGAACAGGCTGCGACCCATATGGCTGACGGCTATGCCCGCGCCACCGGCAAAGCTGGTGTAGTGCTGGTGACCTCTGGCCCGGGCGCGACCAATGCCATCACCGGCATCGCCACCGCCTACATGGATTCCATTCCGATGGTGGTGATTTCGGGTCAGGTGCCAAGCAACATGGTCGGCACTGATGCGTTCCAGGAAACCGACATGGTCGGTATCTCTCGCCCGATCGTGAAGCACAGCTTCATCATCAAGCACCCGTCGGAAATTCCCGAAGTCCTGAAAAAGGCCTTCTACCTCGCCGAGTCCGGTCGTCCCGGCCCGGTCGTGGTCGACATTCCGAAGGACATGGGCGACCCGACCCAGAAGTTCGAGTACGTCTATCCGAAGAAGGTCAAGCTGCGCTCCTACAGCCCGGCGGTACGCGGCCACTCCGGGCAGATCCGCAAGGCAGCCGAAATGCTGCTCGCGGCCAAGCGTCCGGTCATGTATTCCGGCGGTGGTGTGATCATGGGCAATGCCTCTGCGCCGCTGACCGAGCTGGCACAGATGCTCAACCTGCCGGTCACCAACACCCTGATGGGTCTCGGTGGCTATCCGGGGACTGATCGTCAGTTCATCGGCATGCTTGGCATGCACGGCAGCTACACCGCCAACCTGACCATGCATCACGCTGACGTGATCCTGGCCGTCGGTGCGCGCTTCGATGATCGCGTGATCAATGGCGCGGCCAAGTTCTGCCCGAACGCCAAGATCATCCACATCGATATCGATCCGGCTTCGATCTCCAAGACCATCAAGGCTGACATTCCGATCGTCGGCCCAGTGGACAGCGTGCTGACCGAAATGGTCGCCATCCTCAAGGAAATCGGCGAAACCCCGAACAAGGACACCGTCGCCAGTTGGTGGAAGCAGATCGACGAGTGGCGCGGTAGCGGCCGCCTGTTCCCCTACAACGAGGGCGACGGTTCGATCATCAAGCCGCAGGCCGTGATCGAAACCCTGTGCGAAGTGACCAAAGGCGATGCCTTCGTCACCTCCGACGTTGGTCAGCATCAAATGTTCGCGGCGCAGTACTACCGCTTCAACAAACCCAATCGCTGGATCAACTCCGGTGGCCTTGGCACCATGGGCTTCGGTTTCCCGGCGGCGATGGGCGTCAAGATGAACTTCCCGGATGCCGATGTGGCGTGCGTCACCGGCGAAGGCAGCATCCAGATGAACATCCAGGAGCTGTCGACCTGCCTGCAGTACGACCTGCCGGTGAAGATCGTCAACCTGAACAACGGCGCGTTGGGTATGGTTCGTCAGTGGCAGGACATGCAATACAGCAGCCGTTACTCGCACTCCTACATGGAGTCGCTGCCTGACTTCGTCAAGTTGGCCGAAGCCTATGGGCATGTGGGCATGCGCATCACCGAGCTGAAAGACCTCAAGCCGGGTCTCGAAGAGGCCTTCGCCATGAAGAATCGCTTGGTCTTCCTCGATATCGCGGTCGATACCAGCGAGCACGTCTACCCGATGCAGATCCGGGATGGCGCAATGCGTGACATGTGGCTGAGCAAGACGGAGCGGACCTAA
- the ilvN gene encoding acetolactate synthase small subunit, whose protein sequence is MRHIISLLLENEPGALSRVVGLFSQRNYNIESLTVAPTEDPTLSRLTLTTVGQDEVIEQITKNLNKLVEVVKLVNLSESAHIERELMLVKIKATGAQRAEVKRTTDIFRGQIVDVTSSVYTVQLTGTSDKLDSFIQAIGTASILETVRSGVTGIARGDKVLSI, encoded by the coding sequence ATGCGACACATCATTTCCCTGCTGTTGGAAAACGAGCCGGGTGCACTGTCCCGCGTGGTCGGTCTGTTCTCCCAGCGCAACTACAATATCGAAAGCCTGACCGTTGCACCGACCGAGGATCCGACGCTGTCGCGTCTGACCCTGACCACGGTCGGGCAGGATGAGGTGATCGAGCAGATCACCAAGAACCTCAACAAGCTGGTCGAGGTGGTCAAGCTGGTCAACCTGTCGGAGAGCGCCCACATCGAGCGCGAGCTGATGCTGGTGAAGATCAAGGCAACCGGCGCCCAGCGCGCCGAGGTCAAGCGCACCACCGACATCTTCCGCGGCCAGATCGTGGATGTGACCAGTAGCGTTTACACCGTGCAGCTGACCGGCACCAGCGACAAGCTCGACAGCTTCATTCAGGCCATTGGCACCGCGTCGATTCTGGAAACCGTACGCAGTGGTGTCACCGGCATCGCGCGTGGCGACAAGGTACTGAGTATCTGA
- the ilvY gene encoding HTH-type transcriptional activator IlvY, protein MDSHSLRLFLALADNLHFGRTSREQHVSPSALSRSIKQLEDELGAALFVRDNRSVRLTREGQQFREYASEVINGWQAIRQTFMQDQLNLHGELSLYCSVTASYSFLYDILSSFRQDYPRIEMKLHTGDPAKAVERVQQSLEDLAIGALPDSLPNGVVFQSITRSELRFIGPQAPQLLNEEQLKHPGAESWKDVPMILSEEGLARTRTDRWLKHHNIKPRIYAQVSGNEAIVSMVSLGFGIGVVPQIVLDNSPLTARIRIYDIQPPLTAYDIGLFALEKRLKDPLIAAFWNRQR, encoded by the coding sequence ATGGACAGCCATTCCCTCAGGCTTTTTCTCGCCCTGGCCGACAACCTGCACTTCGGCCGCACCAGTCGCGAACAGCATGTCAGTCCGTCCGCGCTCAGCCGCAGCATCAAGCAGCTCGAAGATGAACTCGGCGCCGCCCTGTTCGTGCGCGACAACCGCTCGGTGCGCCTGACGCGCGAAGGCCAGCAGTTTCGCGAGTACGCCAGCGAGGTCATCAATGGTTGGCAGGCAATACGGCAGACCTTCATGCAGGATCAGCTCAACCTGCACGGCGAGCTGTCGCTGTACTGCTCGGTCACAGCCAGCTACAGCTTCCTCTATGACATCCTCAGCAGCTTCCGCCAGGACTACCCACGCATCGAAATGAAACTGCACACTGGCGACCCGGCGAAAGCCGTCGAGCGCGTGCAGCAAAGCCTGGAAGATCTGGCCATTGGCGCCCTGCCCGACAGCCTGCCCAACGGTGTGGTGTTCCAGTCGATCACCCGCTCTGAATTGCGCTTTATCGGCCCGCAAGCACCACAGCTATTGAACGAGGAACAACTCAAGCATCCGGGCGCGGAAAGCTGGAAGGACGTGCCGATGATTCTGTCCGAAGAAGGCCTGGCACGCACGCGCACCGACCGCTGGCTCAAACATCACAACATCAAGCCACGTATCTATGCCCAGGTGAGCGGCAACGAAGCCATCGTCAGCATGGTCAGCCTGGGCTTCGGCATCGGCGTGGTGCCGCAGATCGTTCTGGACAACAGCCCGCTGACTGCGCGCATTCGCATCTACGACATCCAGCCACCACTCACCGCGTATGACATTGGCCTGTTCGCGCTGGAAAAACGCCTCAAGGATCCGCTGATCGCCGCCTTCTGGAATCGCCAGCGCTGA